DNA sequence from the Oscillatoria sp. FACHB-1406 genome:
CGATCTTTCCAAGATCGCGCCTTTAGCCGCTCGGCCATCTCTCCCCTTAACGAGAACGGAAGGACTCGAACCTTCACTTCCCAGTTTCGTAGACTGATGTGTTATCCAGTTACACCACGCTCTCATTTTTTTGAAGCATAAATTGTCGATTTTGAATCATCGAAGATTCGCGCTTCAATTATTCCCTAAAAAGGCGGAGAGGGAGGGATTTGAACCCTCGACGGGTGACTAAACCCGCTTCCTCTTAGCAGGAGGATGCCTTAAGCCGCTCGGCCACCTCTCCGAGTTTGAATGTGCGGGAGGGAAACAGCCCGCAATGGGTTGGGAGGGACTCGAACCCCCACGCGCCGATAAGCAACTGATTTACAGTCAGCCTCCTTCACCAATTTGGATACCAACCCTTGAGTTAAACTTTTGAGTTTGTCTCAGTTAATTCATGATTGTTAATTGTTAACTGCTCGCGACTAACTGAAAAGGTAGGCCGCCGGGGAATCGAACCCCGATAATGCCGCTTAAAAGGCGGCTGCATACCCATTCTGCCAACGACCCAAGATGGGAGATGCCCCAGTCGAGAATTGCTCGCAACCGTGCCACTCTTACGAGTAGTTCTCGACTTTTCGGTGCAGGGCATCGTAACAGTGCCGACGGGATTTGAACCCGCAGTTCGCCAGAGTGAAAATCTGGTGGCTTATCCGAGTTTGCCTACGGCACTTTAGCGCTTAAAGATCGAGAATTCAAGATGCAATAATTGGGACAATTTAGGGAATTGAAATTAGGACATTGGGTAGGGTGGGCAGCGCCCACCAGCCAATACTTTTATGCGCTTAGAAACGTACTTTCACGTTTCAAGTAGCGCTATAGCTGATAGAAGTTGTACCGTACAAGTTGAGGAAGCTTCTGTTTTATACAGCCCCCCTGTTTGGCGGAGGCTGTCGGAGTCGAACCGATTAACCTTGCGGTTAATTACCCTTGTTTGTAAGCTTCGCGAGTTAGGATACGGTACTTTACAATCAATCAATTCAATGGCGCGGAGACTAGGACTCGAACCCAGATCGACGGTTTTGGAGACCGCAGTGTTAGCCTTTACACTATCTCCACTTATGTGAGTAGCAGCGACGGGAGTCGAACCCATATGGACTTGGTTATGAGCCAAGCGCTTTACCGTTAAGCTACGCTGCGATGAAAAGCTGAATTTTTCAGCTTGCATGAGTCAGTTTCGGAATCGTTGCAACAACGAGGCTGACGAGGCTCGAACTCGCGATCCTCCTGTTCGACAGACAGGCGCTCTAACCATCTGAGCTACAGCCCCAAGAAGGTTGCAACAATCCCTTAATTCTGCGGATGGAAGGGGTTAACTCGGCGGGTTTGTCGTCCGAATAAGTCGCGTTGTTGCTAGCGGGAGGGCATAGCAGTGCTATGCTCCGACTGGCATCCTTTCAACCTGTACTACAATTTCGATCGCAACTTCGAGCTTTGTAGTATGATGGCTTCGGGGAGTGAATGCGGCTTATCAGTCAACGCCTTCCTTTCTACAGGGTTTGTAAAAGATGTATTACTTATTGGGTTGTCAAGGTTCGTCGGGTGGAGGGGGTTAGCTGTTGTTGTGGCTTTCCCGCTTGCCCTACATTAATACTACAAACATATTACAAAAACGTCAAGGGGTTAGACAGAGTTTTTTTGAAAAAAGTCTGAAAAGCTTATCGTCTAAAGCTTGGAAAGATTCGCTCCCCTAGGGAATTAGACTAATCGGCGCTAAGGCGCTCTGGGTTTGTGGGTCTGGGAGTTCAACTTGTAACACGACTGCTGTCATGTCGTCGCCGTGACGGTTGCTCGAACCGACAAACTGTTGAATTCGATTGAAGAGAGCATCAAGAATGGCTTGCGGTTTATCGCCTTGCTGACAAGCGAGGGAAAAGGCTAGGGCGAGGTTTTCTTCGTCGAAGCGATCGCCGTTTGCATTCGCGGCATCGGTCAACCCATCGGTATAGTAGAGAATCGTATCCCCCGGTTCTAATTGAATTTTGGCATCTTCGTACTCCGAATCGACTTCTAAACCGATCAGCATTCCTAAAGTATCGAGGCGTTCGAGCTTGCCAGTTGCAGCTTGCCACAATAGGGGGGGATTGTGAGCGGCGTTGCTATAAGAAAGGACGCGCGTGAGCGGATCGTATTCCGAATAAAAGAGGGTGACAAATCGATGGGAGGTGTCGAGATCGGGGTGCATCACCTGATTGAGATGTTGCAGGATGCGGGCAGGGGAGTGTCGGTTGAGAACTTCCGCGCGCAGCATTCCCCGCGTCATTGTCATGATTAATCCGGCGGGAACGCCTTTCCCCATCACATCGCCAATGACGATACTCCACGGAATAAAGGCTGCGGTACGAAGGGGGTTTTCTTCTGAGGGACGGCGTGCGGGATGGGGGTGGGTGGGGATAAAGTCGTAGTAGTCGCCGCCGATGCGATTGGCGGTTTTAAAGGCTGCTGCTAAGCTCGCTCCTTCGATTTCGGGGCATTGGTTGGGGAGTAGGTGTCCTTGAATTTCCGAGGCGATTTCCAGTTCGCGATCGATCCGTTCTTTTTGGCGCAGTTCGTTAGTGAGTTCGTGGTGGGAGATAGCAACGGCGGTTTGATCGGCGACCAGTTGCACGAGTCGCTGGCGCGTTACCGTCCAGGTATAGTCCGGCGCGCTGCTGAAAACATAAATTCGCCCTCGCTCTTGACTTTTTACCGGGATTGGTGTAGAGAATAACTTGACTTCGGGGTCGAGAAATTGCTTGACTTGCTCGTCAAGGGGAGTTTTGATGACGGGGAGCGCGGGAGAATCGGGACTACTGCTTGCTACGCGCGCTGCGTTGCGATCGCTTTGCTGCATGGCGCGCTCGATCGCGGTACGGATATTTTGACAAGCATACCCTTCTTGGCAGTGAATTTGCGACAAACTCGGCTGGCCGTTGGCTTTAAATAAAATTAACGCTCCTCCGTCTGCATCGGTGACTCGCGCCGCCATCAGCGGAACCAATTCCAAGAACTGATTGAGATTGTTGAAGCTGCGTAAGGCAAATCCTAACGAACTGAGGAGATTTTGAACCTTATTTTGCTCCCGATGCAAGCGAGCGACCAAATCTTTGAGCGCTGCTACCGGAGTCGCCTCGAAAGAGGTATCCGATTCGTCGGCGGGTTCGGAGGGAGGTTGTTGGCGAGGAAGAGGAGCGGCACTCATTGGACAACAGAGATCGAGCGGGTTCGCGCACAGCCTTAAGTTCACAATCGGTTTTATCGCGAGCGATTTCTAGTCAGTTTAGCAGGACGGGCTATAGCATCTTGAGTACGGTTAACCGTTTGCTGGCTGTACCCCCGATAAAGTTGGTTAATGATAGCGCTTATTGGTAGGTCTGCCAATACCTGTTCGGGAATTAGGGGAGAGGAGGGACGGGGGGACGGGGGGACGGGGAGATGGGGAGACTGGGGGACGGGGGTAGGGAAAATATTGGGATAGTTCAAAGATCTGCTTTGTTACTATTCACGATTCACTATCCATAGAATTATTATTCACCGATCGCTGTTAAGGAATGTTACCGAGTTGTTAAGCTCTATTGCAAGTTCTGCGATCGCGGATTGTTGCGCTCTCCCGAACTAAAAGCTCGTGATAGGATGAAACCCGTAATAATTTTATAGATCGAAATTTAGGAGAAAGGCTTTGGTATTAAGGGTTGCTGTTGTCGGAGGAGGACCAGCCGGTTCCAGCGCGGCTGAAGTTCTCGCAAAAGCAGGGATCGAAACTTACCTGTTCGAGCGCAAGCTCGATAACGCCAAACCTTGTGGTGGGGCGATTCCTCTGTGTATGGTCAGCGAATTTGACCTGCCTCCCGAGATTATCGATCGCCGGGTGAGAAAAATGAAGATGATCTCGCCTTCGGATATTGAAGTCGATATTAATCTGGATAATCAAGACGAGTATATTGGAATGTGCCGTCGGGAAGTTCTTGATGGCTTTTTACGCGATCGCGCGGCAAAATTAGGGGCGAATCTCATCAACGGGACGATGTATCAACTCGATCTCCCCAACAATTCCACCGACCCCTACACCCTACACTACGCCGACCATTCTAACGGCAATGCCACGGGCGTGATGAAAACCCTCAAGGTTGATGTCGTCATCGGTGCAGATGGCGCGAACTCCCGGGTTGCCAAAGCGATCGATGCGGGCGACTATAATTACGCGATCGCCTTCCAAGAGCGCATTCGCCTCCCGGAAGATAAAATGGCCTACTACGAAGACCTGGCCGAAATGTACGTCGGAACGGACGTTTCCCCCGACTTCTACGCCTGGGTTTTCCCGAAATACGACCACGTTGCGGTCGGTACCGGAACTATGAAGGTCAACAAATCGATGATTAAAGACCTGCAAACCGGAATTCGCACCCGCGCTGCTCGCAAGCTCGAAGGTGGTAAAATTATTAAAGTTGAAGCGCACCCCATCCCCGAACATCCTCGCCCGCGTCGGGTTGTCGGTCGCGTTGCCCTCGTCGGCGATGCTGCGGGAACCGTTACGAAATCTTCCGGCGAAGGGATTTATTTCGCAGCAAAATCCGCACGGATGTGCGCTGAAACAATCGTTGAAACCACCAATAACGGTCAGCGCATTCCCACCGAAGACGACCTGAAACTTTATCTCAAACGTTGGGATAAGAAGTACGGAATGACCTATTTAGTGTTAGACCTTTTACAGCGCGTTTTCTATCGCACTGATGCGACTCGCGAAGCGTTTGTAGAAATGTGTTCCGACAAAGACGTACAGCGCCTAACGTTTGATAGCTATCTTTATAAAACCGTCGTTCCTGCAAATCCCCTCATTCAAATGAAGATTACGGCGAAAACGATTGGTAGCTTGTTGCGCGGTAGTGCGTTAGCGCCCTAGATTTTCCTCACACCATCACTGAAAAAGATGATAGTCACAGCATCGGAGTCCTCACAACTCTGATGCTTTTTTTTAATTCGTAATTTGTAATTCGTAGTTCGTAATTAAGGTTAAGATTGTAAATTAACTGTCAAACTCACGTTATCAATTATCAATTATTATGTTGCCCGATCGACGGTGGAAAATTGCCGATCCCGATACTGAAAAAGTCAATGCTTTAGTGGAGGCAACGGGTTTATTTCCTTTAGTTGCCAAAGTGCTAGTAAATCGCGGCATTAACACCCCAGAATTGGCGCAAGTTTTTATCGAACCAGAAAGCGAAATTTTGCCCGATCCGGCTGAAGAGTTTGCGGATTTAACTAAAAGTGTAGAATTATTGAAAGACGCGATCGCGCAAGGAGAAAAGATAGCGATTTGCGGCGATTATGATGTCGATGGGATGACCAGCACTGCTTTATTATTGCGCGCACTGCGGCATTTAGGGGCGGATGTTGATTATGCAATTCCCAGCCGCATGAAAGATGGCTACGGCATCAATAAACGTATGGTTAAGGAATTAGCGAAGGAGGGTGTCGGTTTAATTTTAACAGTTGATAACGGCATTCGGGCAGTCGAACCGATTCAACTCGCTGTCGAACTTGGTATTACTGTTATTATTACCGACCATCACGAACTGCCCGAAGAACTTCCTCCCGCCGATGCTATTCTAAATCCTAAAACGATTAGTTCTTCTTCTCCTTATCGCGGTTTGGCGGGCGTAGGCGTTGCTTATATTTTAGCAGTAGCGACGGCACAAAGTTTGGCAGGAACTACGGGCTTAACTTCCATGCTGCTTGACTTTTTTACGCTCGGAACTGTTGCCGATTTAGCGCCGTTAGTGGGGGTAAATCGCCGCTGGTTAAAACGGGGATTAAAGCGATTGCATCAGTCTAGAGTTCCGGGCATTCAAGCTTTGATTGGAGTGGCGGGACAAGAAGATAGTAAAAAGGAGTTAAAGCCGGATGATATTGGTTTTAAGTTAGGGCCTAGAATAAACGCGATCGGACGAATTGGCGAGCCGAAATTAATTATCGATCTATTTACTGCTGAAGATTTAGAATCGGCTAAACCTTTAGCACAAGAATGCAATCAATGCAACACGACGCGCCAAGATTTGTGCAAACAAATTGAGTTTGAAGCGATTGCTTTAATTGAAGGCGAACCGGGTATTGATTGGCGAGGACAGCGCGTTCTAGTTGTTTTTAAGGAAGATTGGCATCACGGTGTAATTGGGATTGTTGCGTCGCGTTTGGTGGAACGTTACGGCGTTCCGACTTTTATTTGTACTTACGATGATGAAGGGGAAGGAAAAATTCGGGGTTCGGCGCGATCGATTCCAGAATTTCATATTGCGGAAGCTTTAAATTATTGTGATGACTTATTAGGCAAACATGGGGGACATCAAGCAGCGGGCGGCTTTAGTTTGGAGGCGAAAAACTTTTCAGCTTTTGAAGCGAGATTGAGCGAGTTTGCCCATCAATATTTGGAACCGGAACATTTAAAGCCCCTGGTTACGGTCGATGCAGAAGTCGATTTCGATCGCATTACCCCCCAGTTGTACGCGCAAATCGATTGTCTCAATCCTTGGGGAATCGGCAACCCCGAACCCATTTTTTGGACTCCTAATGTGCGAGTATTAGAGCAACAAGTGGTTAAGGACGCGCATCTTAAGTTTAAGTTCGGGCAAGAAATTGAAGGAAAAGTTGCGGTAAAAAGCGCGATCGCGTGGCGCTGGAGAACCTACTTTCCTTTTCCCGCTCGCGTTGACATCGCCTATAAACTAAAGGAAAATGAGTATAAAGGCGAGAGGAATATCGAACTCGAATTAGTGGGCGTGCGGGCGAGTTCTGTGGCTTCGGGGACGATCGCTCAAAGAGCGCGGTTTGAGCATAACGGGCGTTCTTATCTTTGTAATTTGTTGGACGGCGGCGAAGAATTAAGGATTAAAAATCCTCAAGGGAAAGTTTTATCCGTGCGGCGCGGACAGCGAACGGGTTTATTAGGGATGAGTCGAGAAGATGCGGAGGAAGTGATGGTAACGCAGGCTCCTTATTATGAGATTGTTAAGGCGGCAAAAGACGCGATCGCGGCATTGGAAAAAAGCAGAGAGGTTTCCTAAAGATGGATGTCGGGATGTAACATTTCCGACAAGTCTCTCGCCGATCGCTTTTAAAGCATTAGTTTGACGGAACGACCGTTACGATCTCATCATGAAGGGCAAAGTTTTAGATGGGCTTTGCCCTAACTCTCAAATGCACTTGATCCTTTACAGCAAACCGGGGTGTCACCTCTGCGAGGGACTCCAAGAAAAACTCGAACAGATTGAAAGTTTCGATCTCGAACTCGAAGTCCGCGATATTACGACGCGCGAGGACTGGTTCGAGGCGTATCAGTACGAAGTTCCGGTTCTGACGCTACCCCAACCCGAAGGCGAAGCGCTAATTCCCCGTCCTTCGCCGCGCCTTTCCGTCGCCCAATTGGAGCGAATGTTACAGAAATATTTAGGGCCTTCGGCGTAAAAGAAAGCTGAAAAAATAACAAAATTGTTACAGTTCTTGCAAAACTGCGGAAGATACCGCGATCGCACACTACCGTTTCTGGAGAGATACAGCATGAAATTGCGCGAGTTATTAGCAAAAATTCCTGGAATTACCTTCCTTCCCGAACATCCCGCCCTAGACAAAGAACTCCAGGGAATCAGCACAAATTCTCACGCTTGTCAAGCAGGCGATCTATTTATCGGAATGCCAGGAACGCGCGTGGATGGTGGCGAATTTTGGGAAAGCGCGATCGCAGCGGGCGCAATCGCAGCTTTAATTTCCCCCCACGCCGCAGGGCAATCGCCTCCCACTCCCGATGCTTGCATCATCCTCGCCGAAGATATGCCGAAAACCTGCGCTGCGGTAGCAACGGCGTTTTACAACTCTCCCGCCCGACGAATGAAAATGGTAGGAGTGACGGGAACCAACGGCAAAACCACCACCACGCACTTAATCGAATTCCTTCTGCGCGAATCCCAAAAACCCACCGCCTTGTTAGGAACACTCTACGCGCGTTGGCCCGGTTACGAAGAAACAGCCGTTCACACCACCCCCTTTGCCGTAGAATTGCAAAAACAACTCGACGATGCTGCCAATGCAGGCAGCGATTTCGCGGTGATGGAAGTCAGTTCCCATGCGTTAGATCAAAGTCGCGTGTTGGGATGTACCTTTGAAGTCGCGGTGTTTACTAACCTCACCCAAGATCACCTCGACTATCACGAAACGATGGAGAACTATTTTGCAGCAAAGGCGTTGCTTTTTAGTCCCGATTATCTCGCCGGACGCGCGATTGTTAACCTCGACGATGCTTACGGCAAACGCTTGCTAGAAACGCTACCGACTGAAAAAACCTGGAGTTATAGCCTCAGCGAACCGAGTGCCGATTTGTGGACGAGCGATTTAACTTACGAGTCGGATGGGGTAAGCGGGGTGCTGCATACGCCCGCAGGCGAGGCTGAGTTTCAATCGCCCCTCGTCGGTCAGTATAATATTGCTAACCTGCTGGCGGCGGTGGGCGCGGCACTGCATCTCGGTTTGGAGTTAGAGCAAGTCGTTAAATTACTCCCCCATTTCAATGGCGTTCCCGGGCGGATGGAACGAGTCCAAATTTCCCCAGAACAGGATATTAGCGTCATTGTGGACTACGCTCACACGCCGGATAGTTTAGAGAATTTACTGAAGGCAGCGCGTCCGTTTATACGCGGTAAAGAGATTTGCGTATTTGGATGCGGGGGCGATCGCGATCGCACCAAACGCCCGATTATGGGGAAAATTGCCGCCGAACTCTCCGATGTTGCTGTCGTTACTTCCGATAATCCGCGTACCGAAGATCCGGAGCGGATTTTAGAAGATATTTTGGCAGGGATTCCGGAAAGCGTACAGCCGAAAGTCTTTAGCGATCGCGCGGCAGCCATTCGTGCGGCGATTTTAGAAGCAGAACCAGGAGACGGCGTTCTGATTGCCGGAAAAGGGCATGAAGATTATCAAATTTTAGGCACGGAGAAAATCCATTTCGACGATCGCGAACAGGCGCGAGAAGCATTGCAGGTGCGAATGCAATGATTTTTTGCAATTCTTAACTGAATGTCGGGAATGCGTGCAGATTGTTGGATTCCCGACTTAAGTTATAATTATAAAAATTAAAAATTAAAAATTAAAAATGAATAAACCTAGATATATTAGGAGTCTCAGCCTCAAAATATGTCGTCCGAACTCGGAGAATTAGGATTAAAATGATCCGATTGCTAGGAATTTGAGTTAATCGCAATTGAAGATAACGGAATGGCACTGACTTAAGGCTGGTGGGCGTTGCCCACCCTACTAGGCTGGCTATTATTTTTAATTTTTAATTTT
Encoded proteins:
- the chlP gene encoding geranylgeranyl reductase, translating into MVLRVAVVGGGPAGSSAAEVLAKAGIETYLFERKLDNAKPCGGAIPLCMVSEFDLPPEIIDRRVRKMKMISPSDIEVDINLDNQDEYIGMCRREVLDGFLRDRAAKLGANLINGTMYQLDLPNNSTDPYTLHYADHSNGNATGVMKTLKVDVVIGADGANSRVAKAIDAGDYNYAIAFQERIRLPEDKMAYYEDLAEMYVGTDVSPDFYAWVFPKYDHVAVGTGTMKVNKSMIKDLQTGIRTRAARKLEGGKIIKVEAHPIPEHPRPRRVVGRVALVGDAAGTVTKSSGEGIYFAAKSARMCAETIVETTNNGQRIPTEDDLKLYLKRWDKKYGMTYLVLDLLQRVFYRTDATREAFVEMCSDKDVQRLTFDSYLYKTVVPANPLIQMKITAKTIGSLLRGSALAP
- the recJ gene encoding single-stranded-DNA-specific exonuclease RecJ, yielding MLPDRRWKIADPDTEKVNALVEATGLFPLVAKVLVNRGINTPELAQVFIEPESEILPDPAEEFADLTKSVELLKDAIAQGEKIAICGDYDVDGMTSTALLLRALRHLGADVDYAIPSRMKDGYGINKRMVKELAKEGVGLILTVDNGIRAVEPIQLAVELGITVIITDHHELPEELPPADAILNPKTISSSSPYRGLAGVGVAYILAVATAQSLAGTTGLTSMLLDFFTLGTVADLAPLVGVNRRWLKRGLKRLHQSRVPGIQALIGVAGQEDSKKELKPDDIGFKLGPRINAIGRIGEPKLIIDLFTAEDLESAKPLAQECNQCNTTRQDLCKQIEFEAIALIEGEPGIDWRGQRVLVVFKEDWHHGVIGIVASRLVERYGVPTFICTYDDEGEGKIRGSARSIPEFHIAEALNYCDDLLGKHGGHQAAGGFSLEAKNFSAFEARLSEFAHQYLEPEHLKPLVTVDAEVDFDRITPQLYAQIDCLNPWGIGNPEPIFWTPNVRVLEQQVVKDAHLKFKFGQEIEGKVAVKSAIAWRWRTYFPFPARVDIAYKLKENEYKGERNIELELVGVRASSVASGTIAQRARFEHNGRSYLCNLLDGGEELRIKNPQGKVLSVRRGQRTGLLGMSREDAEEVMVTQAPYYEIVKAAKDAIAALEKSREVS
- a CDS encoding GAF domain-containing SpoIIE family protein phosphatase, producing MSAAPLPRQQPPSEPADESDTSFEATPVAALKDLVARLHREQNKVQNLLSSLGFALRSFNNLNQFLELVPLMAARVTDADGGALILFKANGQPSLSQIHCQEGYACQNIRTAIERAMQQSDRNAARVASSSPDSPALPVIKTPLDEQVKQFLDPEVKLFSTPIPVKSQERGRIYVFSSAPDYTWTVTRQRLVQLVADQTAVAISHHELTNELRQKERIDRELEIASEIQGHLLPNQCPEIEGASLAAAFKTANRIGGDYYDFIPTHPHPARRPSEENPLRTAAFIPWSIVIGDVMGKGVPAGLIMTMTRGMLRAEVLNRHSPARILQHLNQVMHPDLDTSHRFVTLFYSEYDPLTRVLSYSNAAHNPPLLWQAATGKLERLDTLGMLIGLEVDSEYEDAKIQLEPGDTILYYTDGLTDAANANGDRFDEENLALAFSLACQQGDKPQAILDALFNRIQQFVGSSNRHGDDMTAVVLQVELPDPQTQSALAPISLIP
- a CDS encoding UDP-N-acetylmuramoyl-L-alanyl-D-glutamate--2,6-diaminopimelate ligase — encoded protein: MKLRELLAKIPGITFLPEHPALDKELQGISTNSHACQAGDLFIGMPGTRVDGGEFWESAIAAGAIAALISPHAAGQSPPTPDACIILAEDMPKTCAAVATAFYNSPARRMKMVGVTGTNGKTTTTHLIEFLLRESQKPTALLGTLYARWPGYEETAVHTTPFAVELQKQLDDAANAGSDFAVMEVSSHALDQSRVLGCTFEVAVFTNLTQDHLDYHETMENYFAAKALLFSPDYLAGRAIVNLDDAYGKRLLETLPTEKTWSYSLSEPSADLWTSDLTYESDGVSGVLHTPAGEAEFQSPLVGQYNIANLLAAVGAALHLGLELEQVVKLLPHFNGVPGRMERVQISPEQDISVIVDYAHTPDSLENLLKAARPFIRGKEICVFGCGGDRDRTKRPIMGKIAAELSDVAVVTSDNPRTEDPERILEDILAGIPESVQPKVFSDRAAAIRAAILEAEPGDGVLIAGKGHEDYQILGTEKIHFDDREQAREALQVRMQ
- a CDS encoding glutaredoxin family protein; the encoded protein is MHLILYSKPGCHLCEGLQEKLEQIESFDLELEVRDITTREDWFEAYQYEVPVLTLPQPEGEALIPRPSPRLSVAQLERMLQKYLGPSA